Proteins encoded within one genomic window of Fragaria vesca subsp. vesca linkage group LG1, FraVesHawaii_1.0, whole genome shotgun sequence:
- the LOC101303154 gene encoding 6-phosphofructokinase 3-like, giving the protein MDHSLSSSSIISLKSPGSDSSSVCSNSSKCFSGSGHKVGSSGMENNKDKILVGDNGYVLEDVPHFSDYIPNLPTYPNPLQDNPAYSVVKQYFVNVDDTVTQKIIGHKNSPRGIHFRRAGPRQKVYFEAEDVHACIVTCGGLCPGLNTVIREIVCGLHYMYGVKKVSGIIGGYKGFYSRNIIPLTPKSVNDIHKRGGTILGTSRGGHDKSKIVDSIQDRGINQVYIIGGDGTQKGASVIFEEIKRRGLKVVVAGIPKTIDNDIPVIDKSFGFDSAVEEAQRAINAAHVESESIENGIGVVKVMGRYSGFIAMYATLASRDVDCCLIPESPFYLEGPGGLFEYIAKRLKENGHMVIVIAEGAGQDLLSESINSMDKLDASGNKLLQDVGLWISQKIKDHFSQKSKMAINLKYIDPTYMIRAIPSNGSDNVYCTLLAQSAVHGAMAGYTGYVAGPVNGRECYIPFYRINEKQHQVVITDRMWARLLSSTNQPSFLSTKDVIEDNRDEEVHQEHCSDDNLVNKEISYT; this is encoded by the exons ATGGATCACTCTCTCTCCTCTTCTTCCATCATTTCTCTGAAGTCTCCGGGTTCGGATTCAAGCTCTGTTTGTAGCAACTCGTCTAAGTGTTTTTCCGGGTCGGGTCATAAGGTCGGGTCGTCTGGCATGGAGAATAATAAGGATAAGATTCTGGTGGGGGACAATGGCTATGTTCTTGAAGATGTGCCGCATTTCTCGGATTACATTCCTAATCTTCCG ACTTACCCAAATCCATTGCAAGACAATCCTGCTTACTCTGTAGTCAA GCAGTACTTCGTTAACGTGGATGATACTGTTACCCAAAAG ATTATTGGTCACAAGAATAGTCCAAGGGGGATCCATTTTCGGCGTGCTGGACCACGTCAAAAA GTGTATTTTGAGGCTGAGGATGTTCATGCGTGTATTGTGACTTGTGGGGGTCTATGCCCTGGACTCAACACTGTGATCAGGGAGATAGTGTGTGGTTTGCACTATATGTATGGTGTAAAGAAAGTGTCAGGGATAATA GGAGGATACAAGGGTTTCTATTCTCGGAACATAATTCCTTTGACTCCAAAGAGTGTGAATGACATCCACAAACGCGGTGGAACCATCCTTGGGACATCGAGGGGAGGCCATGACAAATCAAAGATTGTTGACAGCATTCAAGATCGAGGAATCAATCAG GTTTACATAATTGGAGGAGATGGAACTCAGAAGGGAGCATCTGTAATATTTGAG GAAATCAAAAGACGTGGTCTCAAAGTAGTAGTTGCTGGAATCCCCAAAACCATTGATAATGACATTCCG GTGATTGACAAGTCCTTTGGCTTTGACTCTGCTGTTGAGGAGGCTCAACGTGCAATTAATGCAGCACATGTTGAATCTGAAAGCATAGAGAATGGTATTGGTGTTGTGAAGGTGATGGGTCGGTATAGTG GGTTTATTGCTATGTATGCAACGCTTGCAAGCCGAGATGTAGACTGTTGCTTGATTCCAGAATCACCCTTCTATCTCGAGGGTCCTGGTGGACTGTTTGAATACATAGCGAAGCGACTCAAAGAAAATGGGCACATGGTTATTGTCATTGCTGAAGGTGCTGGGCAGGATCTTCTATCAGAAAGCATCAACTCTATGGACAAACTGGATGCCTCAGGAAACAAGCTCCTTCAAGATGTTGGCCTATGGATTTCCCAGAAGATTAAG GATCACTTCTCGCAAAAAAGTAAAATGGCAATAAACCTCAAATATATAG ATCCTACATATATGATCCGAGCTATTCCAAGCAATGGTTCTGATAACGTGTACTGCACACTCCTTGCTCAAAGTGCTGTCCATGGAGCAATGGCAGGCTACACAGGATATGTAGCAGGTCCTGTCAATGGGAGAGAATGTTATATACCCTTTTAT AGAATCAACGAGAAGCAGCACCAGGTTGTGATAACAGACCGAATGTGGGCTCGGCTCCTATCTTCCACAAACCAACCAAGCTTTCTGAGTACTAAAGATGTCATTGAGGACAACAGAGATGAAGAAGTTCATCAGGAACATTGTTCAGATGACAACTTGGTGAACAAGGAAATCAGTTATACATGA
- the LOC101309097 gene encoding uncharacterized protein LOC101309097 has protein sequence MAAPFYYPPYFFCKAVVCCFKKMKKCLGVDGEEIIHDIETGTLPTTPPQPARQQKQQKKLERAEAYEVFRYRKDVEAGGFHSGECVICLGEYEEDDECARLKKCKHTYHRACIDKMNIHAT, from the exons ATGGCGGCTCCATTTTACTATCCTCCATACTTCTTCTGTAAAGCTGTCGTATGTTGTTTCAAGAAGATGAAGAAGTGTCTTGGAGTTGATGGAGAAGAAATCATCCACGACATTGAAACCGGCACGCTACCAACAACTCCACCGCAACCGGCGCGTCAACAGAAGCAGCAGAAGAAGCTTGAAAGGGCTGAAGCTTATGAAGTTTTTCGTTACCGAAAGGATGTTGAAGCAGGTGGATTTCACAGCGGAGAGTGTGTTATTTGTTTGGGAGAGTATGAGGAAGACGATGAGTGTGCGAGGCTTAAGAAATGTAAGCACACGTACCACCGTGCATGTATTGACAAG ATGAATATACATGCAACTTGA
- the LOC101308513 gene encoding nudix hydrolase 8-like has product MVSISLAKDFCTIKWGSQNGFLRKQSLTETSTTAKLKFSCPPILGASFKRTAIHVLSPNKSSPSVVMPELLDAWNDEYGGVMINPESLPMSANAFASAVQASLSNWKMKGKKGVWLKILQEQADLVPIAIQEGFNFHHAEPGYVMLTYWIPSEPCMLPDSPSHHIGIGAFVINDKREVLVVKEKCPCTCSGVWKIPTGYINKSEDIFSGAIREVKEETGIETTFLKMVAFRHAHKVAFEQSDLLFVCMLKPLSSEITIDEKEIQAAKWMPLDEFIEQPYYEDDHLSNKVIDLCIAAHEDNYSGFTGHQLNSKIDGKLSYLYCDHVN; this is encoded by the exons ATGGTTTCGATTTCCTTGGCCAAAGATTTTTGCACTATCAAATGGGGGTCACAAAATG GTTTTCTGCGGAAACAATCTCTTACAGAAACTTCCACTACCGCCAAACTCAAGTTTTCTTGCCCTCCAATTCTTGGGGCCAGCTTTAAGAGAACAGCAATTCATGTTTTATCTCCCAACAAATCTTCACCAAGTGTGGTGATGCCAGAGTTACTTGACGCATGGAATGACGAATATGGTGGAGTCATGATTAATCCAGAAAGCTTACCAATGAGTGCAAATGCTTTTGCATCTGCTGTCCAGGCTTCTCTGTCTAACTGGAAAATGAAG GGGAAAAAGGGGGTTTGGCTCAAAATACTACAAGAGCAAGCTGATCTTGTCCCAATTGCAATTCAG GAGGGTTTCAACTTTCATCATGCTGAACCGGGATATGTTATGCTAACATATTGGATTCCAAGTGAGCCTTGTATGCTTCCTGATAGCCCTTCGCATCATATTGGTATTGGGGCTTTTGTGATCAATGACAAAAGAGAG GTTCTTGTGGTAAAAGAGAAGTGTCCTTGTACTTGCTCTGGTGTGTGGAAAATACCAACTGGTTATATCAACAAG TCTGAAGATATATTCTCTGGTGCTATAAGAGAAGTGAAAGAAGAAACTGGG ATTGAGACAACTTTCCTTAAAATGGTAGCTTTCAG ACATGCACACAAGGTTGCATTTGAGCAGTCAGACTTGCTGTTTGTGTGCATGCTTAAGCCTTTGTCATCTGAGATCACAATTGATGAGAAGGAAATCCAAGCTGCAAAG TGGATGCCTCTTGATGAGTTTATTGAGCAGCCATATTATGAAGATGATCACTTATCAAATAAGGTCATTGACCTATGCATTGCAGCTCATGAAGATAACTACAGTGGATTCACTGGTCATCAGCTCAACTCCAAAATTGATGGAAAATTATCCTATCTGTATTGTGACCATGTGAATTAA
- the LOC101308811 gene encoding RING-H2 finger protein ATL68-like, translating to MKTCLGVDEEIVHDIENGTLPTANPPQPQQQAAEQQNQQKAKRVESYEVFRHRKDAEAVVGFHSGECAICLGEYEEDDECVMLKKCKHTYHRECIDKVEQDSCPVCRHSIDVKIEKS from the coding sequence ATGAAGACTTGCCTTGGAGTCGATGAAGAAATAGTCCATGATATTGAAAACGGCACGCTACCAACAGCAAATCCACCACAACCACAACAACAAGCAGCGGAGCAACAGAACCAGCAGAAGGCTAAAAGGGTTGAATCTTATGAAGTTTTTCGTCACCGAAAGGATGCTGAAGCAGTAGTTGGATTTCACAGCGGAGAGTGTGCTATTTGTTTGGGGGAGTATGAGGAAGACGATGAGTGTGTGATGCTTAAGAAATGTAAGCACACGTACCATCGTGAATGCATTGATAAGGTGGAACAAGATTCGTGTCCGGTTTGTCGTCATAGTATTGATGTGAAAATAGAAAAATCTTAA
- the LOC101303737 gene encoding gamma-glutamyltranspeptidase 3-like, with the protein MGQQSLAVPLVSEHNKKSWKRTTRALWILLAFTAIIFVGLILGGYTNGWVVVRDSNKGIGANESDIVESEHGVVAADDARCSEIGASILRQGGHAVDAAVATALCLGVVNPMASGIGGGGFMVVRSSATLKTQAFDMRETAPLAASQNMYESNPEAKLTGALSMGVPGEIAGLHEAWLQHGRMAWKTLFQPAIKLAKEGFEVAPYLGGHIRSCEEMIIKDPGLRQVYAPNGKVLKAGDMCYNVELGNSLESIAEQGPQAFYNGSLGEKIVKDVREAGGILTMEDLRTYKVNVTDAMTADVWGYTISGMPPPSAGTLGLSMVLNIFNSYGNSDAVNGDLGLHRLIEALKHMFAIRMNLGDPAFVDTHEYASDMLSPSFAKEIQRKIFDNTTFPPEYYSYRWSQLRDHGTSHFCIVDADRNAVSMTTTVNYPFGGGVLSPSTGIVLNNEMGDFSIPTDITPDHLPPAPSNFIEPIKRPLSSMTPIIVTKDNQLVGVLGGSGGLNIIPAVTQVFINYFILGMEPLAAVQSPRVYHRLIPNIVSYENWTVIDGDHIELSDERKHFLQDRGHELQAKAGGAITQLIVQKLGNPIQMGRKSGKSSNGNVFHGILTAVSDPRKDGRPAAV; encoded by the exons ATGGGTCAGCAGAGCCTGGCAGTTCCACTTGTCTCTGAACATAACAAGAAGAGCTGGAAGAGGACTACTAGAGCTCTGTGGATTCTGCTTGCTTTTACAGCAATCATTT TTGTGGGGCTTATATTAGGAGGCTACACAAATGGATGGGTAGTAGTGAGAGATTCAAATAAGGGAATTGGAGCAAATGAATCTGACATTGTTGAGTCAGAGCATGGTGTTGTGGCCGCTGATGATGCCAGGTGTTCTGAAATCGGTGCGTCGATTCTTAGGCAGGGTGGACATGCTGTTGATGCTGCAGTGGCAACAGCATTGTGCCTTGGGGTTGTTAATCCAATGGCAAGTGGAATAGGAGGTGGGGGTTTTATGGTTGTTCGATCTTCAGCAACATTGAAAACGCAAGCTTTCGATATGAGGGAAACTGCTCCTTTAGCTGCTTCACAG AATATGTATGAAAGCAATCCTGAAGCCAAGTTAACAGGTGCATTGTCAATGGGGGTTCCTGGTGAGATTGCTGGTCTACATGAAGCTTGGTTACAACATGGGCGAATGGCGTGGAAGACCTTATTTCAGCCTGCAATAAAACTCGCTAAAGAGGGATTTGAAGTTGCTCCTTATCTTGGAGGACATATACGTTCATGTGAAGAAATGATTATAAAAGACCCTGGCTTAAGGCAAGTGTATGCCCCAAACGGGAAGGTGTTAAAGGCAGGTGATATGTGTTACAATGTGGAACTTGGCAATAGCTTAGAGTCAATTGCAGAACAAGGGCCACAAGCCTTTTACAATGGTAGTCTTGGTGAAAAAATTGTAAAAGATGTGAGAGAGGCTGGTGGGATTTTGACAATGGAGGATTTGAGGACTTACAAAGTGAATGTTACAGATGCCATGACTGCAGATGTGTGGGGATATACTATATCAGGAATGCCACCTCCTTCAGCTGGAACTTTGGGGCTTTCTATG GTTTTGAACATCTTCAACAGCTATGGAAATTCAGATGCAGTAAACGGAGATCTTGGTCTGCATCGTCTAATTGAAGCATTGAAACACATGTTTGCAATCCGAATGAACTTGGGTGATCCTGCTTTTGTTGATACCCATGAATATGCATCTGATATGCTTTCCCCATCCTTTGCAAAAGAAATTCAGCGGAAGATATTTGACAACACAACTTTCCCACCAGAGTACTATTCATACAG GTGGAGTCAGCTCAGAGATCATGGAACAAGTCATTTCTGCATAGTAGATGCAGACAGAAATGCTGTATCAATGACAACCACTGTAAACTATCCTTTTGGAGGTGGAGTACTCTCTCCTTCCACTGGAATTGTGCTCAACAATGAGATGGGTGACTTCTCAATTCCCACTGACATAACTCCAGATCATCTCCCTCCTGCTCCGTCAAATTTCATTGAACCAATCAAAAGACCTTTATCTTCCATGACTCCTATTATAGTCACAAAG GATAATCAATTGGTTGGGGTGCTTGGAGGTAGTGGTGGTCTGAACATTATCCCAGCAGTAACACAGGTGTTTATCAATTATTTTATATTGGGGATGGAACCTTTAGCTGCAGTTCAAAGTCCAAGAGTCTACCACAGG CTAATACCAAACATAGTGTCCTACGAAAACTGGACTGTAATCGATGGAGATCATATCGAGCTTTCAGACGAAAGAAAGCACTTCTTACAGGATCGGGGTCACGAATTGCAGGCTAAAGCCGGGGGAGCCATCACTCAGCTCATTGTTCAAAAACTTGGAAACCCTATACAGATGGGAAGGAAAAGTGGTAAAAGTTCAAATGGAAACGTCTTCCATGGTATACTCACTGCTGTAAGTGACCCTAGAAAGGATGGAAGGCCTGCAGCTGTATGA
- the LOC101303447 gene encoding AP-4 complex subunit sigma-like, which translates to MGIRFILMVNKQGQTRLAQYYEYLTLEERRALEAEIVRKCLARNEQQCSFVEHRNYKIIYRRYASLFFLVGVDNDENELAILEFIHLLVETMDRHFGNVCELDIMFHLEKAHFMLEEMVMNGCIVETSKTNILAPIQLMDKTY; encoded by the exons ATGGGGATCAGATTCATATTGATGGTGAACAAACAAGGGCAGACCCGTCTTGCCCAATACTACGAATATCTCACTCTTGAAGAAAGGCGAGCTCTTGAAGCTGAAATCGTCCGCAAATGCCTCGCCCGCAACGAACAACAG TGTTCATTTGTCGAGCACAGGAATTACAAAATTATTTACAGGCGGTATGCTTCACTGTTTTTCCTTGTTGGAGTAGACAACGATGAA AATGAGCTTGCAATTTTGGAATTCATTCATCTTTTAGTTGAAACCATGGACCGCCATTTCGGCAACGTG TGTGAACTAGACATCATGTTCCATTTGGAGAAGGCGCATTTCATGCTGGAGGAAATGGTCATGAATGGGTGTATTGTCGAGACAAGCAAGACTAACATCCTGGCACCAATACAGCTGATGGACAAAACCTATTGA
- the LOC101309395 gene encoding uncharacterized protein LOC101309395 produces the protein MVPFASFLHHLFTILSFFTLFTINPTLSTDLGNEFSILSFNSDDLYGDYSPPSPPPSPPEPRPPSLSCSEGLNATGSFDTVCELNSSLILDNDVYIHGNGSFYILPGVNLSCPHLGCSIVVKISGDFSLGSNSVIIAGLVSVNASNASLFTGSMINVTAMAGEPPPMTSGSPRGVQGAGGGHGGRGASCVTDNSKLPDDFWGGDPYAWSSLEEPKSFGSKGGSTSKEVKYGGEGGGRIWLEARNSIVLEGNVVADGGDGGMKGGGGSGGSIYIKGLRMTGSGRISAIGGNGFAGGGGGRVSINVFSRRGEPGIFSHGGRSLGCPENAGAAGTYYDAVPRRLIVSNHNLSTRTDTLLLEFPKLPLWTNVDIQDHAKALVPLYWSRVQVRGQIRLSCAAVLSFGLQQFASSEFELMAEELLMSDSIIKIFGALRMSVKMHLMWNSKMLIEGGVDTLVQTSLLEATNLVVLRESSVIHSNANLGVHGQGFLNLSGAGDVIEAQHLVLSLFFSINVGPGSFLRGPLDHSSSNFTRPQLNCELPNCPAELLHPPEDCNMNSTLTFTLQICRVEDVIVRGIITGSVIHFHWVREVVVHSSGVITASGLGCTGGLGRGRFFLNGLGSGGGHGGKGGDGFYEGNFIEGGASYGNADLPCELGSGSGNDSLAGATAGGGIIVLGSLDRSLSSLSVAGSLRADGETFGENFGENVGKTISNIGPGGGSGGTILLFVQTLALGDSSTISTVGGHGSPSGGGGGGGGRIHFHWSDIPVGDAYLPIASVGGNINTGGGFGRGNGRAGQNGTITGRACPRGLYGIFCEECPLGTFKNVSGSARSLCRACPSFQLPHRAIYVTVRGGVTETPCPYKCISDRYHMPNCYTAVEELVYTFGGPWLFSLILLGLLVFLALVLSVARLKYVTTDELPASVPARRGSRLDNSFPFLESLNEVLETNRNEESQSHVHRMYFMGPNTFSEPWHLPHSPPEQITDIVYEDAFNRFVDEINGLAAYQWWEGSVYSILSILAYPLAWSWLQSRRKHKLQQLREFVRSEYDHSCLRSCRSRALYEGIKVAATTDLMLAYVDFFLGGDEKRAGLPPRLHQRFPMSIIFGGDGSYMTPFSLQSDNILTSLMSQSVPPTIWYRLVAGLNAQLRLVRHGHLKLTFSHVISWLETHVKPTLGAFGIHVDLAWFQPTASGYCHFGIVVYTTEVESLPPELDGQDAFFQPEHQSRMPINHWENQIEHMRLVDLWMSQKKFSGGILHTKGLRMLKEKKAICYPFAFVLYNTKPIAHQDLVGLVISVLLLGDFSLVLLTLLQHYSISLLSLFLVLFILPLGLLFPFPAGISALFSHGPRRAAGLARLYALWNITSLINVVVAFMCGLIHYMTHSNRRHSNFPSWSFSMDESEWWVLPCGLALCKLVQSWLIDCHVANQEIQDHSLYSNDPELFWQ, from the exons ATGGTTCCTTTTGCTTCATTTCTCCACCACCTTTTCACTATTCTCAGCTTCTTCACCCTCTTCACCATAAACCCTACTCTCTCCACTGATTTGGGCAATGAATTCTCAATCCTCAGCTTCAATTCTGATGACTTATATGGAGACTACTCGCCTCCATCGCCGCCGCCGAGTCCGCCGGAGCCTCGGCCGCCCTCACTCTCCTGCAGTGAGGGTCTGAATGCAACTGGGTCTTTCGACACCGTATGTGAGCTGAACTCTAGCTTGATTCTTGATAATGATGTGTATATACATGGAAATGGGAGCTTTTATATCCTCCCTGGTGTTAATTTGAGCTGCCCACATTTGGGGTGCTCCATTGTGGTTAAAATTAGTGGAGATTTTAGTTTAGGTAGCAATTCAGTGATTATTGCCGGGTTAGTTTCGGTTAATGCTTCCAATGCTAGCTTGTTTACTGGTTCAATGATCAATGTTACCGCGATGGCGGGGGAGCCGCCTCCAATGACTAGTGGCTCACCAAGGGGTGTGCAGGGTGCTGGTGGAGGTCATGGTGGGAGAGGAGCTAGTTGTGTCACAGATAACAGTAAGCTCCCAGATGATTTTTGGGGTGGGGATCCGTATGCTTGGTCATCGTTGGAAGAGCCGAAAAGTTTTGGGAGTAAGGGTGGGAGTACTAGTAAGGAGGTGAAGTATGGTGGGGAAGGAGGTGGGAGGATTTGGTTGGAGGCAAGAAACTCGATTGTTCTTGAGGGAAATGTTGTGGCTGATGGTGGTGATGGCGGTATGAAGGGTGGAGGAGGGTCAGGAGGCAGCATATACATTAAAGGTCTTAGAAT GACTGGAAGTGGCAGGATAAGTGCAATTGGGGGTAACGGATTTGCTGGAGGAGGAGGGGGAAGAGTTTCTATCAATGTTTTTAGTAGGCGTGGTGAACCAGGAATCTTCAGTCATG GGGGAAGGAGTTTAGGCTGTCCTGAAAATGCAGGTGCTGCAGGGACATATTATGATGCTGTCCCTCGGAGGCTTATAGTCAGCAACCATAACTTGTCCACACGGACTGACACGCTTCTGTTGGAGTTTCCTAAACTGCCCCTCTGGACAAATGTTGATATACAAGATCATGCCAAGGCTTTGGTTCCTTTGTATTGGAGCCGTGTTCAG GTTAGAGGTCAAATTCGTTTATCATGTGCGGCAGTTTTGAGTTTTGGTCTTCAACAATTTGCTTCATCTGAGTTTGAGTTAATGGCAGAAGAGCTTCTCATGAGTGATTCTATCATCAAG ATATTTGGAGCTCTTCGAATGTCTGTGAAAATGCACTTGATGTGGAATTCCAAAATGCTTATTGAGGGTGGTGTTGATACACTTGTGCAAACATCCTTGCTTGAAGCAACTAATTTAGTGGTTCTCAGG GAGTCCTCGGTGATACATTCTAATGCTAATTTGGGAGTTCATGGACAAGGTTTCTTGAATTTGTCTGGGGCAGGAGATGTTATTGAAGCGCAACACCTGGTTTTGTCTCTATTTTTTAGTATCAAT GTTGGACCTGGATCTTTTCTGCGAGGGCCTTTGGATCACAGCAGTAGTAACTTTAC GAGACCCCAACTCAACTGTGAGCTCCCAAATTGCCCTGCGGAATTACTTCATCCACCTGAAGATTGTAACATGAACTCTACATTGACCTTCACTCTTCAG ATCTGTCGAGTTGAAGATGTTATTGTTAGAGGCATTATAACTGGATCTGTTATACATTTTCACTGGGTTAGAGAGGTAGTTGTACACTCTTCTGGGGTAATTACTGCATCTGGTCTGG GTTGCACTGGTGGGCTGGGTAGAGGAAGATTTTTTTTAAATGGTCTTGGCAGCGGTGGCGGGCATGGAGGCAAAGGTGGAGATGGGTTTTACGAGGGAAATTTTATTGAAGGCGGTGCTTCCTATGGAAATGCTGATTTACCTTGTGAACTTGGTAGTGGTAGTGGAAATGATAGTCTAGCTGGTGCAACAGCAGGTGGTGGTATTATTG TACTGGGTTCATTGGACCGCTCATTGTCTAGTTTGTCTGTTGCTGGCTCTCTTAGAGCTGATGGAGAAACCTTTGGAGAAAATTTTGGGGAGAATGTTGGTAAGACCATTTCAAATATAGGTCCTGGTGGTGGATCCGGTGGTACTATTCTTTTATTCGTTCAGACATTAGCACTTGGTGATTCTTCTACAATCTCAACTGTTGGTGGGCATGGTAGTCCTAGTGGTGGCGGTGGAGGTGGTGGTGGGAGGATTCACTTCCATTGGTCGGATATACCAGTTGGGGATGCATATTTACCCATTGCAAGCGTGGGAGGAAACATTAATACTGG GGGAGGATTCGGTAGAGGAAATGGTCGTGCTGGACAAAATGGGACTATCACTGGAAGGGCCTGTCCCAGAGGGTTATATGGTATTTTTTGTGAG GAATGCCCTCTTGGCACATTTAAGAATGTCAGTGGCTCTGCTAGATCCCTTTGTCGTGCTTGTCCGTCTTTTCAGCTACCGCATCGTGCCATATATGTTACTGTTCGAG GTGGTGTTACGGAGACTCCATGTCCATACAAGTGTATTTCTGATAGATATCACATGCCAAACTGTTATACTGCAGTTGAAGAATTGGTATACACTTTCGGTGGACCATGGTTGTTCAGTCTTATTCTGTTAGGTCTCCTCGTCTTCTTAGCTCTTGTGCTCAGTGTTGCACGATTGAAATATGTTACTACAGATGAATTGCCGGCTTCTGTACCTGCTCGACGGGGCTCCCGTTTAGATAATTCTTTTCCTTTCCTTGAATCGTTAAATGAG GTATTGGAAACAAATAGAAACGAGGAATCTCAGAGTCATGTCCATAGGATGTATTTCATGGGGCCAAATACATTCAGTGAACCTTGGCATCTACCTCATTCCCCTCCAGAACAAATAACAGATATAGT ATATGAGGATGCATTCAATAGGTTTGTGGATGAGATCAATGGTTTAGCTGCTTATCAGTGGTGGGAAGGATCAGTCTACAGCATTCTTTCCATTCTTGCTTATCCACTTGCTTGGTCATGGCTACAGAGTCGACGGAAACATAAATTACAACAACTTCGTGAATTTGTTCGATCAGAATATGATCATTCTTGCTTGCGTTCTTGTCGCTCCCGTGCTCTATATGAAGGGATTAAG GTGGCTGCAACTACAGATCTGATGCTTGCATACGTGGACTTTTTCCTAGGTGGAGATGAGAAAAGAGCTGGCCTTCCTCCCCGTCTTCATCAGAGATTTCCAATGTCTATAATTTTTGGAGGAGATGGAAGTTACATGACTCCTTTCTCTCTTCAGAGTGATAACATTCTTACTAGCCTCATGAGTCAA TCTGTTCCACCAACCATCTGGTATCGGCTTGTAGCCGGTCTAAATGCTCAATTGCGCTTAGTCCGGCATGGACACCTAAAATTGACTTTTAGTCACGTTATTAGCTGGCTTGAAACACATGTGAAACCCACTCTTGGTGCATTTGGCATACATGTTGATCTTGCCTGGTTTCAGCCTACAGCGTCTGGATATTGCCACTTTGGAATTGTGGTTTATACTACGGAAGTTGAAAGTCTGCCTCCTGAATTGGATGGTCAAGATGCATTCTTTCAACCAGAGCATCAGTCACG CATGCCAATAAATCATTGGGAAAACCAGATTGAACATATGAGACTCGTGGACCTTTGGATGTCTCAAAAGAAGTTTTCTGGAGGGATTTTACACACCAAAGGCTTGAGGATGTTAAAAGAGAAGAAAGCCATATGTTATCCCTTCGCTTTTGTACTTTATAATACTAAACCCATTGCTCATCAG GATCTCGTTGGTTTGGTCATTTCTGTTCTACTCTTGGGAGACTTTAGCTTAGTTTTGCTCACTTTGTTGCAGCACTATTCTATTTCACTCTTAAGTTTATTCTTAGTCTTGTTCATTCTTCCTCTCGGTCTACTGTTCCCCTTCCCGGCTGGAATCAGTGCTTTGTTTAGTCATGGGCCTAGACGTGCAGCAGGTCTTGCTCGTTTATATGCTTTGTGGAATATCACATCCCTGATCAATGTT GTTGTTGCTTTTATGTGTGGATTGATTCATTATATGACTCACTCAAATAGAAGGCATTCCAACTTTCCGTCCTGGAGTTTTAGCAT GGATGAAAGTGAATGGTGGGTGCTTCCTTGTGGTCTAGCACTGTGTAAACTTGTCCAATCATGGCTCATTGATTGCCATGTTGCAAACCAGGAAATTCAGGATCACTCGTTGTACAGCAATGACCCTGAACTGTTCTGGCAGTAG